The following coding sequences lie in one Methylotenera versatilis 301 genomic window:
- the gshA gene encoding glutamate--cysteine ligase, with translation MVPHLTTALNGPLLSLEKSMLDAMPKIEHWFRSQWLEYSSPFYASVDLRNSGFKLAPVDTNLFPGGFNNLNPDFLPLSVQAAMIAVEKVCPEAHRLLIIPENHTRNTYYLRNVVELVNIMKQAGLDVRVGSISPEITEPTKLETHDGHTLLLEPVVRVGNRIKLINAELGDFDSCAILLNNDLSAGIPAILENLEQNLIPPLHAGWSTRRKSQHFAAYNRVASEFSALLGIDEWLLNPYFDTCGEIDFHARTGEECLALKVEELLAKIKIKYAQYGVTQEPFVIVKADAGTYGMGIMTVKSPDDVRDLNRKARNKMSVVKEGLQVSEVIIQEGVYTFESINDAVAEPVVYMMDHFVIGGFYRVHTGRGIDENLNAPGSQFVPLAFEKPCTTPDCAGAPDAAPNRFYAYGVVARLALLAAAIELQEQDPLNQ, from the coding sequence ATGGTTCCACATTTAACAACCGCGCTCAATGGCCCTTTACTTAGCTTAGAAAAAAGCATGCTTGATGCCATGCCGAAAATCGAACATTGGTTTCGTTCACAATGGCTAGAGTACTCTTCACCATTTTATGCCAGCGTAGATTTACGCAACTCAGGCTTCAAATTAGCGCCAGTCGACACCAATCTATTCCCAGGTGGCTTTAATAATCTCAATCCTGATTTTTTACCTTTAAGTGTTCAAGCCGCAATGATTGCGGTTGAGAAGGTCTGTCCAGAAGCACATCGATTACTCATTATTCCTGAAAACCATACACGTAACACTTACTACCTACGCAATGTGGTTGAGCTTGTGAATATCATGAAGCAAGCGGGTCTTGATGTAAGAGTCGGCTCTATTTCACCGGAAATTACTGAGCCTACCAAACTAGAAACTCATGATGGTCATACGTTGCTGTTAGAGCCTGTTGTGCGTGTAGGCAATCGGATTAAACTCATCAATGCAGAGCTTGGCGACTTTGATAGCTGTGCGATTTTGCTTAACAATGACCTGTCTGCGGGTATTCCTGCAATACTTGAAAATCTTGAGCAGAATTTAATCCCGCCGCTACATGCAGGCTGGAGTACACGCCGTAAGTCGCAACACTTTGCTGCATACAACCGCGTGGCAAGTGAGTTTTCTGCCCTACTTGGTATTGATGAATGGTTATTAAACCCATATTTTGATACCTGTGGTGAAATTGACTTTCACGCCCGTACTGGTGAAGAATGCCTTGCACTTAAAGTAGAAGAGTTACTGGCAAAGATCAAAATTAAATATGCACAATACGGCGTGACGCAAGAGCCGTTTGTCATAGTCAAAGCCGATGCAGGTACTTACGGCATGGGCATTATGACGGTTAAATCACCCGATGATGTACGTGATTTGAATCGCAAAGCACGTAATAAAATGTCTGTCGTAAAAGAAGGTTTGCAAGTCTCAGAAGTGATTATTCAAGAGGGTGTTTATACCTTCGAAAGTATCAATGATGCGGTTGCAGAGCCTGTGGTGTATATGATGGACCATTTTGTGATTGGCGGATTCTACCGTGTACATACCGGTCGCGGCATAGATGAAAACCTCAATGCGCCAGGCTCACAATTTGTGCCATTAGCTTTCGAAAAGCCATGTACTACACCCGACTGCGCAGGCGCACCAGATGCAGCCCCTAATCGCTTTTATGCTTACGGCGTAGTGGCACGCTTAGCATTACTAGCCGCAGCGATTGAATTGCAAGAACAAGATCCACTTAACCAATAA
- a CDS encoding DUF3108 domain-containing protein — protein sequence MIKITKCFKLIFSKNKMLTLALVVSLLVHLLLLSKFVLTLPELNEGQHSIEVRLVNAQAMQKISSQSIQKSSQKSLVEPAAAKLKSNKSVVKVLSTINDTPELSLDTYDETVTSKISTLTTEQVVNETAKAPSALEVLMSEAKNETSEMNKPTKTNNNAKKPAPQAYKYVETEFEVRHGNDPSDIGITRIVFNLDKNRTYILTRMTQTQSQTSLLSDTLAENSEGIVTDKGLIPSFYSYQYGKDPKNSQNVRFAWSNRKLQMHSSKADKSEDLSTGTQDSLSYMYQFMFSPPLEDTEITMANGDKQTTYTYSLQGEEEISTKLGKLNTLHLLISDGEEKTELWLGVDYQYLPVRVHTTEKNGSSVDQVVTSIYTSLP from the coding sequence ATGATAAAAATAACGAAATGCTTTAAGTTAATTTTTTCAAAAAATAAAATGCTGACTCTTGCCCTAGTGGTTTCATTGCTTGTGCATCTTTTATTATTAAGTAAGTTTGTACTAACTCTTCCAGAGCTTAACGAAGGCCAACACTCCATTGAAGTACGTTTAGTAAACGCACAAGCAATGCAAAAAATCTCGTCTCAAAGCATTCAAAAGTCATCACAAAAATCATTAGTAGAGCCAGCAGCCGCAAAGCTTAAATCTAACAAATCAGTAGTGAAAGTCTTAAGTACCATAAACGACACACCCGAACTATCGCTAGATACCTATGATGAAACAGTCACGAGTAAAATAAGTACCCTAACTACTGAACAAGTTGTGAATGAAACAGCAAAAGCACCTTCAGCTTTAGAAGTATTGATGAGTGAAGCCAAAAATGAAACTAGTGAAATGAACAAACCTACTAAAACCAACAATAATGCAAAGAAACCTGCACCGCAAGCCTATAAATATGTAGAAACAGAATTTGAGGTGCGTCACGGAAATGACCCCAGTGACATAGGTATAACTCGTATTGTCTTTAACCTTGATAAGAATCGCACTTATATCCTCACTAGAATGACTCAAACTCAAAGTCAGACCTCCCTTCTTTCTGACACATTGGCAGAGAATAGTGAAGGCATAGTCACTGATAAAGGCTTGATACCGAGCTTTTACTCTTATCAGTATGGGAAAGACCCTAAGAACTCACAAAATGTCCGTTTTGCTTGGTCAAATAGAAAATTGCAAATGCACAGCTCTAAAGCTGATAAATCGGAAGATTTAAGTACAGGAACGCAAGATTCTTTAAGCTATATGTACCAGTTTATGTTTTCGCCTCCTTTAGAAGATACTGAAATCACAATGGCAAATGGTGACAAACAAACAACCTATACCTATAGCCTACAAGGTGAAGAGGAAATATCAACAAAACTAGGCAAGCTAAACACCTTACATTTGCTAATAAGTGATGGTGAAGAAAAAACTGAGCTATGGCTAGGTGTAGATTATCAATATTTGCCAGTTAGAGTTCACACAACCGAAAAAAATGGAAGCTCCGTTGATCAAGTTGTAACCAGTATTTACACATCACTGCCTTAA
- a CDS encoding D-alanyl-D-alanine carboxypeptidase family protein yields MQKLTSTPFKNLLCTFLLSTTALAISSVAQAESAQIAPPPNLAVKAYLLKDFNSNYVIASQNSSMRIEPASLTKIMTAYLAFKALKNGHLSLTQTLPVSELAWKVEGSKMFIEPNKPVTVDELLHGTIIQSGNDSSIALAEGIAGTEPQFADMMNKEAARLGMKNTHYMNATGLPDAQHFTTADDLATLAAALIRDFPDQYQRLYSVKEYTYNKITQPNRNRLLWADPNVDGMKTGHTETAGYCLIASAKRDGTRRISVVLGAPTDSARASESQKLLNYGFQYFDSKLVYKQGQSINQLKVWKGTENQLASTVANDLFVTVPKGDYANVKAVMSSTQPLIAPIKKGQVIGSVKFILNGKTIEERSLVAVKSIDGAGILGRAWDSIKLLMQ; encoded by the coding sequence ATGCAAAAACTGACTTCAACCCCATTCAAAAATCTTTTATGTACCTTTTTGCTTAGCACTACGGCGCTAGCTATCTCTTCTGTAGCTCAGGCTGAAAGTGCGCAAATTGCGCCGCCGCCAAACCTAGCGGTTAAAGCCTACTTACTTAAAGATTTTAATAGCAATTATGTCATCGCATCACAAAATAGCAGCATGCGCATTGAGCCTGCCTCACTGACTAAAATCATGACTGCATATTTGGCCTTTAAAGCGCTCAAAAATGGTCACCTATCACTGACGCAAACACTACCAGTCAGCGAGTTGGCTTGGAAAGTAGAAGGCTCAAAAATGTTTATTGAGCCTAATAAGCCTGTGACAGTGGACGAGCTTTTACACGGTACGATTATTCAGTCTGGCAACGACTCTTCTATCGCGCTGGCTGAAGGTATTGCAGGTACTGAGCCACAGTTCGCAGATATGATGAACAAAGAAGCCGCACGATTAGGTATGAAAAATACCCATTATATGAATGCAACTGGCTTACCAGATGCTCAGCACTTTACTACAGCTGATGACTTGGCAACACTTGCTGCGGCACTGATACGTGACTTCCCTGACCAATATCAGCGTTTATACTCCGTTAAAGAATATACCTACAACAAAATCACCCAGCCAAACCGTAATCGCTTGCTTTGGGCAGACCCCAACGTAGACGGTATGAAAACTGGCCATACCGAAACTGCAGGCTATTGTTTAATTGCATCAGCAAAACGTGATGGTACTCGTCGTATTTCTGTGGTGCTAGGCGCGCCAACAGACTCAGCACGTGCAAGCGAAAGTCAAAAACTACTTAATTATGGTTTTCAGTACTTTGATTCAAAATTAGTCTACAAACAAGGGCAAAGTATTAATCAGCTTAAAGTATGGAAAGGTACTGAAAATCAATTAGCGTCAACCGTAGCTAACGATTTGTTTGTGACTGTACCAAAAGGTGACTACGCTAACGTAAAAGCTGTCATGTCTAGCACTCAACCACTGATTGCCCCTATTAAAAAAGGTCAAGTAATAGGTAGTGTGAAATTCATACTGAATGGTAAAACTATAGAAGAGCGCAGCTTAGTGGCCGTGAAGTCTATTGATGGCGCGGGTATTTTAGGGCGCGCTTGGGATTCAATTAAACTGTTAATGCAATAA
- the lipA gene encoding lipoyl synthase has protein sequence MTDVRTSKIAGVKEIDSAKTSRIPIKIIPMPMLRKPEWIRMKAPDSARYQEIKKILRENNLHTVCEEASCPNIGECFSGGTATFMILGDICTRRCPFCDVAHGKPLPPDVNEPENLARTIAQMKLKYVVITSVDRDDLKDGGAQHFVDCIRAVRAQSPNIKIEILVPDFRGRLDVAMQILRNAPPDVMNHNLETIPRLYKQARPGSDYQNSLQLLKTFGEMYPDVPTKSGLMLGLGETDEEILEVMADLRAHNVSMLTLGQYLQPSVHHLPVMRYVEPASFEKLKEKADAMGFNNTASGPMVRSSYHADVQAHEVI, from the coding sequence ATGACTGATGTAAGAACATCAAAAATCGCTGGTGTAAAAGAAATTGATAGTGCTAAAACTTCACGCATTCCTATCAAAATCATTCCGATGCCTATGCTACGCAAGCCTGAGTGGATACGCATGAAAGCACCTGATTCTGCGCGCTATCAAGAGATTAAGAAAATTCTGCGGGAGAATAATCTCCATACTGTATGTGAAGAAGCTAGTTGCCCAAACATCGGCGAATGCTTTAGTGGCGGCACTGCTACCTTTATGATTTTGGGTGATATTTGCACGCGTCGTTGTCCATTTTGCGATGTTGCGCACGGCAAACCACTGCCACCAGATGTGAACGAACCTGAGAACTTAGCACGCACGATTGCCCAAATGAAGCTCAAGTACGTTGTGATTACCAGCGTAGACCGTGATGATTTAAAAGATGGTGGCGCGCAACACTTTGTAGATTGTATACGGGCCGTGCGTGCGCAATCACCCAATATTAAAATTGAAATCCTTGTACCGGATTTTCGTGGTCGTTTAGATGTTGCCATGCAAATTCTGCGCAATGCACCGCCTGATGTCATGAATCACAATCTTGAGACAATTCCTCGCCTGTATAAGCAAGCAAGGCCAGGCTCGGACTATCAAAACTCATTACAGCTATTAAAAACCTTTGGCGAGATGTATCCTGATGTACCAACAAAGTCAGGCTTAATGCTAGGCTTAGGAGAAACTGACGAAGAGATTCTAGAAGTCATGGCAGATTTACGTGCACACAACGTCAGTATGTTAACCTTAGGTCAATATTTACAACCTAGCGTGCATCACTTACCTGTTATGCGCTATGTAGAACCTGCATCATTTGAAAAATTAAAAGAAAAAGCTGATGCGATGGGCTTTAATAATACGGCTAGTGGCCCCATGGTAAGAAGCAGCTATCATGCTGACGTTCAAGCGCATGAAGTCATTTAA
- a CDS encoding FAD:protein FMN transferase: protein MIDITIYGETEDRAHLLSDKILHDFQSLHNRLHAWKPISANKASELGELNSAFAQGNNPVPISPDLASMLADITTLSVKSNGLFNPAISHLIGVWGFQRDNFSPVNIDTEKIKSLVKANPKMTDIVLKGNTAYSNNPSVKLDLGGYAKGYALDVAAAYLREQHVKGALINVGGNIIAIGQHGDKPWRVGIQHPRASTAIATLDLLDGWAIGTSGDYQRYFMLGGKRYSHIIDPRTGYPTQHTQAVTVLVPPQAIGKIQAGVLSDVVSKPIFIEAPENKSKAAQAFGIENYMVIDDKSHIFVSPKMAEKLHWLATDVKFTTLNNLAQSHP, encoded by the coding sequence TTGATTGACATTACAATCTATGGTGAGACTGAAGACCGTGCACATCTGCTATCTGATAAGATATTACATGATTTTCAATCATTGCATAATCGTCTACATGCATGGAAACCAATATCTGCGAATAAAGCGAGTGAATTAGGTGAGCTAAATAGCGCATTTGCGCAAGGTAACAACCCTGTCCCCATCAGTCCAGATTTAGCATCCATGCTAGCTGACATTACTACACTATCAGTAAAATCAAATGGCTTATTTAACCCAGCAATTAGTCATTTAATAGGGGTTTGGGGCTTTCAACGAGATAACTTTAGCCCAGTAAACATTGATACTGAGAAAATAAAATCTCTAGTAAAGGCAAACCCTAAGATGACGGATATTGTACTTAAAGGTAACACGGCTTACAGTAACAATCCCTCAGTAAAACTTGATCTAGGCGGATATGCCAAAGGCTATGCTCTTGATGTTGCTGCAGCTTATCTACGTGAACAGCATGTTAAAGGTGCACTCATCAACGTAGGTGGCAACATAATCGCCATTGGTCAACATGGCGATAAACCATGGCGTGTTGGCATACAACACCCCCGTGCATCCACAGCAATCGCCACTTTAGATTTGCTCGATGGCTGGGCGATTGGCACTTCAGGTGATTATCAGCGCTACTTCATGCTGGGAGGTAAACGTTACAGTCATATAATAGATCCTCGCACAGGCTACCCAACCCAGCATACACAAGCTGTTACAGTGCTTGTACCACCTCAAGCAATAGGCAAAATTCAGGCAGGTGTACTTTCAGATGTAGTGTCAAAACCTATTTTCATAGAAGCACCAGAGAATAAAAGCAAAGCCGCTCAGGCCTTTGGTATTGAAAACTACATGGTCATTGACGATAAATCACATATTTTTGTTTCGCCAAAAATGGCAGAAAAACTCCATTGGTTAGCAACAGATGTAAAATTTACTACGTTAAATAATCTGGCTCAATCCCACCCTTAA
- the lipB gene encoding lipoyl(octanoyl) transferase LipB — protein MTVQQPFLIRQLGLTDFETTWHAMQKFTAERTENTPDELWLTEHPAVYTLGLNRKNVRLPIRNDIPLVHTDRGGKITYHGPGQLIIYVLFDLKRNNLNIRKLVSLLENAVIELLDSFSKKAVAKADAPGVYVEEAKIASLGLRIKNNCCYHGLSLNINMDLSPFEAIDPCGYAGLKVTQTKDLGINANFEVIRELLLNILMKNLGSQKT, from the coding sequence ATGACTGTGCAGCAACCTTTCTTAATCAGGCAGCTGGGTCTTACTGATTTTGAAACCACTTGGCATGCCATGCAAAAGTTTACGGCTGAACGCACCGAAAACACGCCCGATGAACTATGGCTAACAGAACACCCAGCCGTATACACACTGGGGCTGAATCGTAAAAATGTGCGCTTACCGATTCGCAATGATATTCCATTAGTGCATACTGACCGAGGTGGAAAGATCACTTATCACGGACCTGGTCAGCTGATTATTTACGTTCTATTTGACCTAAAACGGAATAACCTCAACATTCGAAAATTAGTGAGCCTGCTCGAAAACGCAGTCATAGAACTACTAGATAGTTTCAGTAAAAAAGCAGTCGCAAAGGCTGACGCCCCTGGCGTATATGTTGAAGAGGCTAAAATTGCCTCGCTAGGATTACGCATCAAAAATAATTGCTGTTATCATGGCTTAAGTTTAAATATAAACATGGACTTATCACCGTTCGAAGCCATAGACCCATGCGGCTATGCAGGCTTAAAAGTCACACAAACTAAAGATTTAGGCATTAACGCCAATTTTGAAGTAATAAGGGAGTTGTTACTCAACATCTTAATGAAGAATCTTGGCTCACAAAAAACTTAG
- the gshB gene encoding glutathione synthase codes for MKLAFILDPLENLKSYKDTSLGIMREASLRGHELFVSMQHELFLRGAIARISAKKFIFTEQSYTLEAATEYAPADFDGIIMRKDPPFDNEYLYSTYLLEIAANQGAKVYNNPSAIRSWNEKLSVTRFPQFAPEFLVTANNDLIREFLNTHQDIVVKPLDGMGGSSIFRLSLTDPNISVILETITDYGKRTIMAQRYLPAILQGDKRIIVIDGVPLPYSLARIPKAGETRGNLAAGGTGVAQLLSERDLEIATTVGKVLKAEGLFLVGLDVIGEHLTEINVTSPTGMVEIAKQTTCKPAHIFMDTMETKHLIN; via the coding sequence ATGAAACTAGCCTTTATTTTGGATCCACTCGAGAACCTCAAAAGTTACAAAGACACCAGTTTAGGCATCATGCGTGAGGCGAGCCTGCGTGGACATGAGCTGTTTGTTAGTATGCAGCATGAGCTTTTTTTACGCGGCGCAATAGCGAGAATTAGCGCGAAGAAATTCATTTTTACTGAGCAAAGTTACACATTAGAAGCAGCGACTGAATACGCGCCAGCAGACTTTGATGGCATTATCATGCGCAAAGATCCGCCATTTGATAACGAGTATCTATACAGCACATATTTACTTGAAATTGCAGCTAATCAGGGCGCAAAGGTTTACAACAATCCTAGTGCTATCCGCAGTTGGAATGAAAAACTATCGGTTACTCGATTCCCACAATTTGCACCTGAGTTTTTAGTCACGGCCAATAACGATTTAATCAGAGAGTTTTTAAATACTCACCAAGATATAGTCGTTAAGCCACTCGATGGCATGGGCGGCAGTAGCATATTTAGGCTAAGTTTGACTGATCCCAATATCAGTGTGATACTAGAAACCATTACCGACTACGGCAAACGCACGATTATGGCACAGCGTTATTTACCAGCAATTTTGCAAGGCGATAAACGTATCATTGTGATTGATGGTGTTCCATTGCCATATTCATTGGCACGCATACCTAAAGCTGGCGAAACACGTGGTAATTTGGCCGCTGGTGGCACTGGTGTTGCGCAATTACTTAGTGAACGTGATTTAGAAATCGCCACAACGGTTGGTAAAGTACTTAAAGCTGAAGGTTTATTTCTAGTGGGCTTAGACGTGATTGGCGAGCATCTAACCGAAATCAATGTCACTAGCCCCACAGGCATGGTAGAAATCGCCAAGCAAACAACATGTAAGCCAGCGCATATTTTTATGGATACGATGGAGACTAAACATCTAATTAACTGA
- a CDS encoding YbeD family protein has translation MADIEPHTAPPLIDFPTDFPIKVMGNTESQFPETVILLIQTIVPTFNPENIESRISSSGKYTSLTCTVRVESQVQLDDIYRLISAHPLVKFAL, from the coding sequence ATGGCTGACATAGAACCGCACACCGCACCCCCACTCATCGACTTTCCGACTGACTTCCCAATTAAAGTGATGGGGAATACAGAGAGCCAGTTTCCCGAGACTGTGATTTTGCTTATTCAAACAATCGTGCCGACGTTCAACCCTGAAAACATTGAATCCAGAATAAGTTCTTCTGGCAAATACACCAGCCTCACCTGCACCGTGCGTGTCGAATCACAAGTGCAATTAGATGACATTTATCGCCTAATCAGTGCGCACCCACTGGTTAAATTTGCACTTTAA